The Vicia villosa cultivar HV-30 ecotype Madison, WI linkage group LG1, Vvil1.0, whole genome shotgun sequence genome includes a region encoding these proteins:
- the LOC131653367 gene encoding uncharacterized protein LOC131653367 translates to MVHPDNIFKPNVSQVVSPLVSPIVIKVVDIHEHFENGEEFGLREDMLHWIRTEAMKLGFCIVIGGSDNNTARRNVFVTLTCERSGKYICRIQKLKHDDTGSRKCECPFRLRGYLLENNKWRFNVICCLHNHDLIPKLVGHPIACRLLPDEKTCVSDMTLSLVPPKNILVTLKRKRPGNTSNIKQVYNRRYQS, encoded by the coding sequence atggtgcatcctgATAACATTTTCAAACCTAATGTATCTCAAGTTGTTTCACCACTCGTATCTCCTATCGTAATAAAGGTGGTAGATATTCATGAGCATTTTGAAAATGGAGAAGAGTTTGGATTACGTGAAGACATGTTGCATTGGATTCGTACGGAGGCTATGAAACTAGGATTTTGTATTGTGATTGGAGGGTCTGATAATAATACGGCTAGAAGAAATGTATTTGTGACTTTGACATGCGAAAGAAGTGGGAAATATATCTGTCGTATCCAAAAATTGAAACATGACGACACTGGTTCTAGAAAATGTGAATGCCCATTTAGGTTGCGTGGTTATCTTTTGGAAAATAACAAATGGAGATTTAATGTTATATGTTGTTTACACAACCATGATTTAATTCCAAAGTTAGTCGGTCATCCAATTGCATGTCGGCTTCTCCCGGATGAGAAGACATGTGTTTCTGACATGACTTTGAGCTTGGTGCCGCCGAAAAACATACTTGTAACGTTGAAGCGCAAAAGACCTGGGAATacatcaaatatcaagcaagtttacaatagGCGCTATCAATCCTAA